The Candidatus Methylomirabilota bacterium genome contains a region encoding:
- a CDS encoding DUF4124 domain-containing protein: MALIVLALLVAVPAPSSAGGRGFGRGGSPTSHGGGFKSAHIGGFKSGRAFAARPFHHATRSVFPRPVDPWKFWGAKHVHRPFFKSPFISSGVVLGGGTTVVYAPPVVYAPSETVVYSPPAAVYTPPPMPTVVEYPTGRYELRGDGITTAYHWVWIPKPPPAPPAPPEAAPEPDQSRAPERQERAIGKIYRWTDDEGVTTFTDRLENVPERYRSRVEPKA; the protein is encoded by the coding sequence GTGGCGCTCATCGTGCTGGCGCTGCTCGTCGCCGTCCCCGCCCCCTCATCGGCCGGCGGGCGCGGTTTCGGGCGGGGCGGCAGTCCGACATCGCACGGTGGCGGCTTCAAATCCGCGCACATCGGTGGCTTCAAGTCCGGGCGCGCGTTCGCCGCGCGGCCCTTCCACCATGCGACGCGGAGCGTGTTCCCCCGCCCGGTCGATCCGTGGAAGTTCTGGGGCGCCAAGCACGTTCATCGCCCGTTCTTCAAGTCGCCGTTCATCAGCTCCGGCGTGGTGCTCGGCGGCGGGACGACGGTGGTGTACGCGCCTCCCGTCGTCTATGCGCCGTCCGAGACCGTGGTCTACTCGCCGCCGGCCGCCGTCTACACGCCGCCGCCGATGCCGACGGTCGTCGAATATCCGACCGGCCGGTACGAGCTGCGCGGCGACGGAATCACCACGGCGTATCACTGGGTGTGGATCCCCAAGCCGCCCCCGGCGCCGCCAGCGCCCCCCGAAGCCGCCCCCGAGCCCGATCAGTCGCGCGCCCCCGAGCGCCAGGAGCGCGCCATCGGCAAGATCTACCGATGGACCGATGACGAGGGCGTGACGACGTTCACCGACCGGTTGGAGAACGTCCCCGAGCGGTATCGCTCCCGAGTCGAGCCCAAGGCCTAG
- a CDS encoding NRDE family protein: protein MCLLALWVAGQPAVPLIVAANRDEFFGRPAAPPTALEPGIVAGRDLQAGGTWLGVNRHGLFAAVTNRRQPERTPTSLSRGVLALEALRCRTVAEVEALLSTRTAEHALAGFNLVVVNDGAGVCFHWDGTLRPVRFGAGLHVVSNNRDLDDPAMPEKRIVDGFSAARAGRPDETALQELLRSHEGDPPICKHNERYGTVSSTIYVERRDEPRLLYADGGPCRRPFVDYSALLAHLRS, encoded by the coding sequence ATGTGCCTGCTGGCACTCTGGGTTGCCGGCCAACCTGCCGTGCCCCTGATCGTCGCCGCCAACCGCGACGAGTTCTTCGGTCGCCCCGCGGCCCCACCCACCGCCCTCGAGCCCGGAATCGTCGCGGGACGGGATCTGCAGGCCGGAGGGACCTGGCTGGGGGTGAATCGTCACGGCCTGTTCGCGGCGGTCACCAATCGCCGCCAGCCCGAGCGCACGCCGACCAGCCTCTCGCGCGGCGTGCTCGCGCTGGAGGCCCTCCGTTGCCGCACCGTCGCCGAGGTCGAAGCGCTCCTGAGCACGCGGACGGCCGAGCACGCCCTGGCCGGGTTCAACCTGGTGGTCGTGAACGACGGGGCCGGCGTGTGCTTCCACTGGGACGGCACGCTTCGGCCCGTGCGCTTCGGCGCCGGCCTGCACGTCGTCTCGAACAACCGGGACCTCGACGACCCGGCGATGCCGGAAAAGCGCATCGTCGACGGCTTCAGCGCCGCCCGGGCCGGGCGGCCGGACGAGACCGCGCTTCAGGAATTGCTGCGGTCCCACGAGGGAGACCCCCCGATCTGCAAGCACAACGAGCGCTACGGCACCGTCTCGTCCACGATCTACGTGGAGCGCCGGGACGAGCCCCGGCTGCTCTACGCCGACGGCGGCCCGTGCCGGCGGCCGTTCGTTGACTACTCTGCTCTGCTGGCCCACCTCCGGAGCTAG